The following proteins are encoded in a genomic region of Methanobrevibacter boviskoreani JH1:
- the pyrI gene encoding aspartate carbamoyltransferase regulatory subunit yields the protein MKEPDLKIKPIKNGTVIDHITANKSLYVLNILGLPSEEAKDLTVAMNVSSHEMGRKDILKIENRELNTHEVDQIALIAPDATINIVRDYGIVQKEKVQLNKELTGIIKCTNPKCISNEQFEPIQSKFTVINKSPAELRCKYCERIIKSKDIDLQFQN from the coding sequence ATGAAAGAACCTGATTTAAAAATAAAACCAATTAAAAATGGTACAGTAATAGATCATATTACTGCAAATAAATCACTATATGTATTAAACATTTTAGGTCTTCCAAGTGAAGAAGCAAAAGATTTAACTGTTGCAATGAATGTTTCATCCCATGAAATGGGAAGAAAAGACATTTTAAAAATTGAAAATCGTGAATTAAATACTCATGAAGTAGATCAAATTGCACTTATTGCACCTGATGCAACAATTAATATTGTAAGAGATTATGGAATTGTTCAAAAGGAAAAAGTTCAACTAAATAAAGAATTAACTGGTATAATCAAATGTACTAATCCGAAATGTATATCCAATGAACAATTTGAACCAATTCAATCAAAATTTACAGTAATTAATAAATCCCCTGCAGAATTAAGATGTAAATACTGTGAGAGAATAATTAAATCAAAGGATATTGATCTTCAATTCCAAAACTAA